CGATGGGACCTCTTTTGGAAAGAATACTTGGCCCTACAGCACGCCGCTTGAGCGGTAGTATTAAAACTGCACCCTAAAACAATCAAACCCCTCACCTTGCTGATTGAGGCCTGCGTTCTTCTCTTCTTCTCTCATCTGTGCGGATCTGTGTAGATCTGTGGGAAGATCTATCACGGAAGCCACGCATCACGAATTCTACTTCGGTAAGCACGTTGCGGTATGCGCCTATAATGCCATCGAAGGTGTAAACTCGTTGTGACGGATGATAGTGCAAAGAGCGCAAAGAAGAAATTCCTCTTTGCGCTCTCTGAGTTCTTTCGCGGCCAAAAATTCTTCAGCCGGTGTGTCTCGTCCCTACCCCTTCAGCGCGGCCACAACCTTATCGCCGAATTCGCTGGTCTTCATGATCGTCAGCTTGCCTTCCGGATCGCGCAGATCCGCCGTGGTAATGCCCGCGCCGAATACGCTGCGCATGGCGTCCCACACGAGGCGGGCCTGGGTCTTGAGGCCGAAGCTTTTGTCGAGCATCAGCGCGACGGACCCGATCATGCTGTAGGGGTTGGCGATGCCCTGACCGGCGATGTCGGGCGCGGAGCCGTGGCTGGGTTCGTAGTAGGCTTTGTCCGGACCGACGCACGCGGAGGGCATGAGGCCCAGCGAGCCGAGGATGCCGCCGCCGAGATCGCTGAGGATGTCGCCGAACATGTTCTCCATGACCATCACGTCAAACTGGCGCGGATTGATCACGAGGGCCGTCGCGGCGGCGTCCACGATGATGTGCTTCACTTCGACCTCGGGGTATTCCGGCGCGATCTCCGCCAGCACGTCGTTCCACAGCACGCTGGATTTCAGCACGTTGCTCTTATGCACGTTGTGCAGGACCTTCTTGCGGCCCATGGCTTCTTTGAAGGCCACGTGCATGATGGCTGCAATCTGGTCCTCGTCATATTCCAGGTGCTCATCAACGAAGCGCTTGCCCTCGGCATTCACGCCGCCTTCTTTCTTGCCGAAGTAGAGGCCGCCCACGAGTTCGCGGATCATCATCAGGTCGATGCCGCCCTGGACCACATGGGGCTTCAGGGGGGAGAAATGGGCCAGTTCCGGCGGCAGGTAAACCGGACGGAAATTGGCGAAGGTGTTGTAGCGGCGGCGCAGGGGCAGGAGGGCGCCACGCTCGGGCTGCTCGTCCACCGGGATCTTTTTCGACTCCTCGAAGCTGAGGCCGATGGGTCCCTTGAGGATGGCGTCCGCCTTGTCGCACACGGCCTTGGCTTCATCGGGGAAGGCCGTACCATGC
This genomic stretch from Candidatus Hydrogenedentota bacterium harbors:
- a CDS encoding 3-isopropylmalate dehydrogenase, with translation MTQKFSIALLEGDGIGPELSVEAVKVIEAVERISDVKFDILRADFGGAAYFKHGTAFPDEAKAVCDKADAILKGPIGLSFEESKKIPVDEQPERGALLPLRRRYNTFANFRPVYLPPELAHFSPLKPHVVQGGIDLMMIRELVGGLYFGKKEGGVNAEGKRFVDEHLEYDEDQIAAIMHVAFKEAMGRKKVLHNVHKSNVLKSSVLWNDVLAEIAPEYPEVEVKHIIVDAAATALVINPRQFDVMVMENMFGDILSDLGGGILGSLGLMPSACVGPDKAYYEPSHGSAPDIAGQGIANPYSMIGSVALMLDKSFGLKTQARLVWDAMRSVFGAGITTADLRDPEGKLTIMKTSEFGDKVVAALKG